One genomic window of Tatumella citrea includes the following:
- the leuA gene encoding 2-isopropylmalate synthase: MSEQVIIFDTTLRDGEQALQASLSVKEKLQIALALERMKVDVMEVGFPVSSPGDFESVQTIARTIKNSRVCGLARCVEKDIDAAYEALKVAEAFRIHTFIATSPMHIATKLRSTLPEVIERAVYMIKHARQYTDDVEFSCEDGGRTPIDDLCRVVEAAINAGARTINIPDTVGYTLPHEYANIISALTQRVPNIHKAILSVHTHDDLGMAVGNAIAAVQAGARQVEGTLNGLGERAGNCALEEVIMAIKTRQQMMNVTTGINHQEIYRTSQIVSQICNMPIPANKAVVGSNAFAHSSGIHQDGVLKNRENYEIMTPESIGLNQVQLNLTSRSGRAAVKHRMEEMGYKETDYNAEALYDAFLKLADKKGQIFDYDLEALAFINKQNEEHDHFRLQEFNVQSGSSITATASVKLACGDEVKEEAATGNGPVDAVYQAINRITGYQAELVKYQLSAKGQGENALGQVDIVIRYNDRKFHGVGLATDIVESSATAMVNALNNIWQAKQVEKELQRKFKTEAKETV, from the coding sequence ATGAGCGAGCAAGTCATTATTTTTGATACAACGTTACGTGACGGTGAACAGGCGCTGCAGGCAAGCCTGAGTGTCAAAGAGAAATTACAAATTGCTCTGGCACTGGAAAGAATGAAAGTCGATGTTATGGAAGTTGGCTTTCCGGTTTCTTCTCCTGGTGACTTTGAATCGGTTCAGACGATTGCGCGAACTATCAAAAACAGTCGCGTTTGCGGACTGGCACGTTGTGTTGAAAAAGATATCGATGCCGCTTATGAAGCTTTGAAAGTTGCTGAAGCGTTCCGTATTCATACCTTTATTGCAACCTCTCCGATGCATATTGCGACTAAATTGCGCAGTACTTTGCCGGAGGTTATCGAACGTGCCGTTTATATGATTAAGCACGCTCGTCAGTATACTGATGATGTAGAATTTTCCTGTGAGGATGGCGGCCGGACACCGATTGATGATTTGTGTCGGGTGGTAGAAGCGGCGATCAATGCTGGCGCCCGAACCATTAACATCCCGGATACTGTCGGTTATACCCTGCCCCACGAATATGCCAACATCATTTCAGCCTTAACTCAGCGCGTTCCTAACATCCATAAAGCTATTTTGTCTGTCCATACTCATGATGATTTAGGGATGGCCGTAGGTAATGCAATTGCTGCCGTTCAGGCAGGCGCACGCCAGGTTGAAGGAACGCTGAATGGTCTGGGCGAACGTGCCGGGAACTGTGCTCTGGAAGAAGTCATCATGGCCATCAAAACCCGCCAGCAGATGATGAACGTGACCACCGGAATAAACCACCAGGAAATTTACCGTACCAGTCAGATTGTCAGCCAGATTTGTAATATGCCTATTCCTGCCAATAAAGCGGTAGTCGGCAGCAACGCTTTTGCTCACTCCTCCGGTATCCACCAGGATGGCGTACTGAAAAATCGTGAAAACTACGAAATCATGACCCCGGAATCTATCGGTCTGAATCAGGTGCAATTGAACCTGACCTCACGTTCCGGTCGCGCCGCCGTGAAACATCGTATGGAAGAGATGGGTTACAAAGAAACCGACTATAATGCGGAAGCATTGTATGACGCCTTCCTGAAACTGGCAGATAAAAAAGGCCAGATTTTTGATTACGATCTGGAAGCGCTGGCGTTTATTAATAAGCAAAATGAAGAACATGACCACTTCCGCCTGCAGGAGTTTAATGTCCAGTCGGGTTCCAGCATTACTGCTACCGCATCGGTAAAACTGGCTTGCGGCGATGAAGTTAAAGAAGAAGCAGCGACCGGTAACGGTCCGGTAGATGCCGTGTATCAGGCTATCAACCGCATCACTGGTTACCAGGCAGAGCTGGTTAAATATCAGTTGTCAGCCAAAGGCCAGGGCGAAAATGCACTGGGTCAGGTCGATATTGTGATTCGGTATAACGATCGCAAATTCCATGGTGTCGGGCTGGCGACAGATATTGTCGAATCTTCAGCAACGGCAATGGTCAATGCCCTGAATAATATCTGGCAGGCCAAACAGGTTGAAAAAGAATTGCAGCGTAAATTTAAGACTGAAGCTAAGGAAACTGTGTAA
- the leuB gene encoding 3-isopropylmalate dehydrogenase → MSTSYHIAVLPGDGIGPEVMTQALKVLEAIRQRFSINITTAQYDVGGIAIDNHGQPLPPETLAGCEKADAVLFGSVGGPKWQHLPPDGQPERGALLPLRKHFKLFSNLRPAALYNGLEAFCPLRSDIAAKGFDILCVRELTGGIYFGQPKGRDGSGDQTRAFDTEVYYRYEIERIARLAFESAAKRRGKVTSVDKSNVLQSSILWRETVTEIAKEYPAIELEHIYIDNATMQLIKDPSQFDVLLCSNLFGDILSDECAMITGSMGMLPSASLNEQGFGLYEPAGGSAPDIAGKNIANPIAQILSLALLLRYSLNAGDAADSIERAVNRALEEGHRTRDLAGQGPSVSTDEMGDIIARFITGEK, encoded by the coding sequence ATGTCTACATCCTATCATATTGCAGTATTACCGGGTGATGGTATTGGTCCGGAAGTCATGACCCAGGCGCTGAAAGTTCTGGAAGCTATCCGGCAGCGTTTCTCAATTAACATCACCACTGCGCAATACGATGTTGGTGGTATTGCAATTGATAACCACGGTCAGCCACTGCCACCAGAAACTCTGGCTGGATGTGAAAAAGCCGATGCAGTTTTGTTTGGTTCCGTCGGTGGTCCAAAGTGGCAGCATCTGCCACCGGATGGTCAGCCAGAACGCGGCGCCCTGCTGCCACTGCGTAAACACTTCAAATTATTCAGTAACCTGCGTCCGGCTGCCTTGTATAATGGCCTGGAAGCTTTCTGTCCGTTGCGTAGCGATATTGCCGCAAAAGGTTTTGATATTCTGTGCGTCCGTGAATTGACCGGTGGTATCTACTTTGGTCAGCCGAAAGGTCGTGATGGCAGCGGCGATCAGACGCGGGCGTTTGATACTGAAGTCTATTACCGTTATGAAATCGAACGTATCGCCCGTCTGGCTTTTGAGTCAGCTGCAAAACGTCGCGGTAAAGTAACTTCTGTCGACAAATCTAACGTGTTGCAGTCATCCATTTTATGGCGTGAAACTGTGACAGAAATTGCCAAAGAGTACCCGGCAATCGAACTGGAACACATCTATATTGATAATGCGACCATGCAGTTAATCAAAGATCCTTCTCAGTTTGATGTACTGCTGTGTTCCAACCTGTTCGGCGATATCCTTTCCGATGAGTGTGCAATGATCACCGGCTCTATGGGAATGTTGCCGTCTGCCAGCCTGAACGAACAAGGTTTTGGCCTGTATGAACCTGCTGGTGGTTCAGCACCGGATATTGCCGGTAAAAACATCGCTAACCCTATTGCACAGATTTTGTCACTGGCCTTGCTGTTACGCTATAGCCTGAACGCCGGTGATGCCGCAGACAGTATTGAACGCGCCGTTAACCGTGCGTTAGAAGAAGGTCATCGCACCCGTGATTTAGCTGGTCAGGGTCCTTCTGTCAGTACTGATGAAATGGGCGATATCATTGCCCGCTTTATCACCGGAGAAAAATAA
- the leuC gene encoding 3-isopropylmalate dehydratase large subunit, giving the protein MSKTLYQKLFDAHVVYEAENETPLLYIDRHLVHEVTSPQAFDGLRAHGRRLRQPSKTFATMDHNVSTQTRDINASGEMARIQMQELIKNCEEFGVQLYDLNHPYQGIVHVIGPEQGMTLPGMTIVCGDSHTATHGAFGSLAFGIGTSEVEHVMATQTLKQGRAKTMKIEVTGEAAVGITAKDIVLAVIGKTGSAGGTGHVVEFCGPAIEALSMEGRMTLCNMAIEMGAKAGLVAPDETTFNYLKGRQFSPTGEQWDEAVTYWKSLKSDSDAVFDTIVTLDAADIAPQVTWGTNPGQVIAINQAIPAPESFSDPVERASAAKALAYMGLDAGVKLTDVAIDKVFIGSCTNSRIEDLRAAAAIAKGRKVAPGIVAMVVPGSGPVKAQAEEEGLDKIFTDAGFEWRLPGCSMCLAMNNDRLNAGERCASTSNRNFEGRQGRGGRTHLVSPAMAAAAAVMGRFADIRELN; this is encoded by the coding sequence ATGAGCAAAACTTTATACCAGAAGTTATTTGATGCACATGTCGTCTATGAAGCAGAAAACGAAACCCCGTTACTGTATATCGATCGCCACTTAGTTCATGAAGTGACCTCACCGCAGGCATTTGATGGCTTACGCGCTCATGGCCGCCGTTTACGGCAGCCATCCAAAACCTTCGCCACCATGGACCATAACGTGTCTACCCAGACCCGTGATATTAATGCGTCCGGTGAGATGGCCCGTATTCAGATGCAGGAACTGATTAAAAACTGCGAAGAATTCGGCGTACAGCTGTATGACCTGAACCACCCTTACCAGGGTATCGTGCATGTTATCGGTCCTGAGCAGGGAATGACCCTGCCTGGCATGACCATCGTCTGCGGAGATTCACATACCGCTACTCATGGTGCCTTTGGTTCACTGGCGTTTGGTATTGGTACTTCAGAAGTTGAACATGTCATGGCAACCCAGACCCTGAAACAGGGTCGTGCGAAAACCATGAAAATTGAAGTCACCGGTGAAGCTGCCGTGGGAATTACCGCGAAAGATATCGTGCTGGCGGTGATCGGTAAAACCGGTAGTGCCGGTGGTACCGGACATGTGGTGGAATTCTGCGGCCCGGCCATCGAAGCGCTGAGCATGGAAGGCCGTATGACCCTGTGCAATATGGCGATTGAAATGGGTGCTAAAGCCGGACTGGTTGCTCCGGACGAAACCACTTTTAATTACCTGAAAGGCCGTCAGTTCTCTCCTACCGGCGAACAGTGGGACGAGGCTGTAACTTACTGGAAAAGTCTGAAATCTGACAGCGACGCGGTTTTTGATACCATCGTTACTCTGGATGCTGCTGATATTGCACCACAGGTAACCTGGGGAACTAACCCTGGTCAGGTTATTGCAATTAATCAGGCCATTCCGGCCCCTGAATCTTTCAGCGATCCGGTTGAACGTGCCTCAGCAGCAAAAGCACTGGCCTATATGGGACTGGATGCCGGCGTTAAACTGACCGATGTCGCCATTGATAAAGTGTTTATCGGTTCCTGTACCAATTCACGTATCGAAGATTTACGTGCCGCAGCAGCCATTGCCAAGGGCCGTAAAGTTGCCCCGGGAATCGTGGCAATGGTAGTACCGGGTTCAGGTCCGGTAAAAGCCCAGGCAGAGGAAGAAGGTTTAGATAAAATCTTTACCGATGCAGGTTTCGAATGGCGCCTGCCTGGTTGCTCAATGTGTCTGGCAATGAACAACGATCGGCTGAATGCCGGTGAACGTTGTGCCTCCACCAGCAACCGTAACTTCGAAGGCCGTCAGGGCCGTGGCGGGCGTACTCATCTGGTCAGCCCGGCGATGGCCGCTGCTGCAGCTGTGATGGGCCGTTTTGCCGACATCCGTGAACTGAACTAA
- the leuD gene encoding 3-isopropylmalate dehydratase small subunit produces the protein MATKFTQHTGIVAPLDAANVDTDAIIPKQFLQKVTRTGFGQHLFNDWRFLDDAGKIPNPEFVLNKPVFKGASILLARENFGCGSSREHAPWALTDFGFRTVIAPSFADIFYGNSFNNQLLPVKLKEEEVDELFRLVAEQPGIEFLVDLEKLEVVAGDKHYPFTLDSFRRHCMLNGLDSIGLTLQHEAAISAYETRQPVFLR, from the coding sequence ATGGCCACTAAATTTACCCAACATACCGGGATTGTTGCGCCGCTGGATGCAGCCAATGTCGATACTGATGCAATTATTCCAAAGCAATTCTTGCAGAAAGTAACCCGTACCGGATTCGGTCAGCACTTATTTAATGACTGGCGTTTTCTGGACGATGCAGGGAAAATCCCTAATCCTGAATTTGTACTGAACAAACCCGTGTTCAAAGGTGCCAGTATTCTTCTGGCACGGGAAAACTTCGGTTGTGGTTCATCACGTGAGCATGCTCCGTGGGCTCTGACTGATTTTGGATTCCGTACCGTTATCGCCCCAAGCTTCGCTGACATTTTTTATGGAAACAGCTTCAACAACCAGCTGTTGCCGGTAAAACTGAAAGAAGAAGAAGTGGATGAGTTGTTCCGTCTGGTCGCAGAACAACCGGGGATCGAATTCCTGGTTGATCTTGAAAAACTGGAAGTAGTCGCAGGTGATAAACACTATCCGTTTACCCTGGACAGTTTCCGCCGCCATTGCATGCTTAACGGTCTGGACAGTATTGGCCTGACGTTACAGCACGAAGCGGCTATTTCGGCCTACGAAACCCGCCAGCCGGTGTTTCTGCGTTAA
- a CDS encoding MFS transporter has translation MQTPEPQPAKGNTIFVFFMLVTFIVSIAGALQAPTLSLFLSKELHAEPFKVGLFFTVNAITGILVSFLLAKRSDKKGDRRNLLMLCCMMAIGNAIVFAFTRSYWLLISLGLLLSAFSTVVMPQIFALAREYADYTSREVVMFSSLMRAQMSLAWVIGPPLSFALALNWGFMTLYLVAASLFLVALFFIRLSLPSVPKIFPEANIARSTVSGWKIPGVRRLFIASVLMWTCNIMYIIDMPLYISSTLGMQEKVAGIFMGTAAGLEIPVMLLAGLMAKRIGKRPLVLAAVFAGVLFYPGMLLFHSFHSMLMLQLLNAIFIGIVAGLVMLWFQDLMPGRAGVATTMFTNSVSTGMIFAGLLQGSVSDWWGHEAIYWLASGLILVSLLLTWRVKESA, from the coding sequence ATGCAAACCCCTGAGCCTCAGCCAGCAAAAGGCAACACCATATTTGTATTTTTTATGCTGGTGACCTTTATCGTCAGTATTGCCGGCGCGTTGCAGGCACCGACACTTAGCCTGTTTCTCAGTAAGGAACTGCATGCTGAGCCCTTTAAAGTCGGGCTGTTTTTTACCGTGAATGCCATAACCGGGATTCTGGTCAGCTTTTTGCTAGCTAAGCGATCGGATAAGAAAGGAGATCGCCGTAATTTACTGATGCTTTGCTGCATGATGGCGATTGGCAATGCCATTGTGTTTGCTTTTACCCGCAGCTACTGGCTGCTGATTAGTCTGGGATTATTGCTGTCGGCTTTTTCAACCGTGGTAATGCCACAGATTTTTGCACTGGCAAGGGAATATGCCGACTATACCTCGCGGGAAGTCGTGATGTTCAGCTCACTAATGCGGGCCCAGATGTCGCTGGCCTGGGTGATAGGCCCTCCGCTTTCGTTTGCACTGGCGCTGAACTGGGGGTTTATGACCCTTTATCTGGTGGCCGCGTCGTTGTTTCTGGTGGCATTGTTTTTTATCCGGCTTAGCCTGCCTTCGGTACCGAAGATTTTTCCGGAGGCAAATATTGCCCGCAGTACTGTCTCTGGCTGGAAAATACCTGGAGTACGCCGCTTATTTATTGCGTCGGTGCTGATGTGGACCTGCAACATTATGTACATCATTGATATGCCACTCTATATCAGTAGTACGTTGGGGATGCAGGAGAAGGTCGCGGGGATCTTTATGGGAACTGCGGCGGGTCTGGAAATTCCTGTGATGCTGCTGGCGGGGTTGATGGCGAAACGAATTGGTAAACGCCCACTGGTGCTGGCCGCAGTATTTGCAGGGGTGCTGTTTTACCCGGGGATGCTGTTGTTTCATTCGTTCCACAGTATGCTGATGCTGCAACTGTTGAATGCCATATTTATTGGTATTGTGGCCGGACTGGTTATGCTGTGGTTCCAGGATCTGATGCCTGGCCGGGCTGGTGTTGCGACCACTATGTTTACTAACTCTGTCTCTACCGGGATGATTTTTGCCGGATTATTACAGGGGAGTGTCAGTGACTGGTGGGGGCATGAGGCAATTTACTGGCTGGCCTCAGGATTGATACTGGTGTCACTACTGCTGACCTGGCGGGTGAAAGAGTCGGCATAA
- the sgrR gene encoding HTH-type transcriptional regulator SgrR, which yields MTTKRLKEQFIRLWELSHGEDQQTTLAQLAEQLHCSARHIRNLLNRMQQQQWLRWESHSGRGKRSGLYFQITAGELRQQQAEALLEQDQTEQLLQLTGDQSRVRQMILARLGRSFRQGRHILRVPYYRPLLSLLPGSPLRRSETHIARQIFNGLVRVDELSGETGPDIAHHWQQLSPLHWRFYIRPAVHFHHGRELQVTDIISSLQRLTNHPLFCHLASIDSPAAWIVDIHLTSADEWLPWLLGSVAALILPAEWQTMPDFATKPSGTGPYYVVENQKSQLRIEAFDDYFGYRPLIDNVTIWVLPEISEDLVYQGLTLQGNENQQTTGESRLEQGCYFMLFDQRSALARQPSIRRWLSNLFNPDNLLQQAASTHQRFWSPARGMLPDWQHTCYESLSEKPDGLTHLTLCWYGSHIEHLAIVKIVSPLLARHGIRLISKEVSYQQWFNGDASADLWLGSCNFTAPLEWSVFALVCEMPLFHHCLGDELSLSLPSWHQKVLNTEQWYQQLHHRHLLLPLFHHWLTLQGQRSMRGIRMNSLGWFDFKSAWFVPPEL from the coding sequence ATGACAACCAAACGACTGAAAGAGCAATTTATCCGTCTGTGGGAACTGAGCCACGGTGAGGACCAGCAAACCACTCTGGCACAGCTGGCAGAACAACTGCATTGTTCTGCCAGGCATATCCGTAACCTGCTAAATCGTATGCAACAGCAGCAATGGCTGCGCTGGGAAAGCCACTCCGGCAGAGGAAAACGCTCCGGGCTGTACTTTCAGATAACCGCAGGTGAACTCCGTCAACAACAAGCCGAAGCACTTCTGGAACAAGACCAGACTGAACAGTTACTACAACTAACAGGAGATCAGTCACGGGTACGGCAAATGATACTGGCAAGGCTCGGCCGCAGCTTTCGCCAGGGGCGACATATTCTGCGGGTACCCTACTACCGGCCATTGCTCAGTTTACTCCCGGGCTCACCGCTACGGCGCAGTGAAACTCACATTGCCCGGCAAATATTTAATGGTCTGGTACGGGTTGATGAGCTTTCCGGCGAAACCGGTCCCGATATTGCCCATCACTGGCAACAGCTCTCACCATTGCACTGGCGATTTTATATTCGCCCTGCGGTTCACTTTCATCATGGTCGTGAACTGCAGGTCACCGATATTATTAGTAGTCTGCAGCGCTTAACCAACCATCCTTTGTTTTGTCATCTGGCAAGTATCGACTCACCGGCGGCCTGGATTGTGGATATCCATCTGACTTCTGCTGATGAATGGCTGCCCTGGCTGCTTGGCAGCGTTGCTGCCCTGATACTGCCCGCAGAATGGCAAACCATGCCCGACTTTGCCACTAAACCCAGCGGTACGGGCCCCTATTACGTGGTGGAAAACCAGAAAAGCCAGCTCCGTATAGAAGCGTTTGATGACTACTTTGGTTATCGCCCACTGATTGACAATGTCACTATCTGGGTATTGCCGGAAATCAGTGAAGATCTTGTTTATCAGGGCCTGACATTACAGGGAAATGAAAATCAGCAAACCACCGGAGAGAGCCGGCTGGAACAAGGTTGCTATTTTATGTTGTTCGATCAGCGTTCAGCGCTTGCTCGCCAGCCATCAATACGACGCTGGCTGAGTAATTTGTTTAACCCGGACAATTTATTGCAACAGGCCGCCTCAACACACCAACGCTTCTGGTCTCCGGCGCGAGGGATGTTACCTGACTGGCAACACACCTGTTATGAGTCTCTGTCAGAAAAGCCGGACGGCCTTACTCATCTCACGCTCTGCTGGTACGGCTCACATATTGAACATCTGGCCATTGTGAAGATTGTGAGCCCACTACTCGCCCGTCATGGCATCCGGTTAATCAGTAAAGAAGTCAGCTACCAGCAATGGTTTAACGGTGATGCCAGTGCCGATCTCTGGCTGGGGAGTTGCAACTTCACCGCCCCGTTGGAGTGGTCGGTGTTTGCCCTGGTCTGTGAAATGCCGCTTTTTCATCACTGCCTGGGAGATGAACTCTCGCTGTCGTTACCATCCTGGCACCAGAAGGTACTCAATACAGAACAGTGGTACCAGCAATTACATCACCGCCATCTCCTGCTGCCACTGTTCCATCACTGGCTGACATTACAGGGACAACGAAGCATGCGTGGCATCCGGATGAATTCGCTGGGCTGGTTTGATTTTAAATCAGCCTGGTTTGTTCCACCGGAACTTTGA
- the thiB gene encoding thiamine ABC transporter substrate binding subunit, whose amino-acid sequence MLKKVLPVLLLISAPVLAAKPELTVYTYDSFSSDWGPGPAIKKAFETNCNCTLKYVSLGDGVALLNRLRMEGKHSKADVVVGLDNNLLDAAQKTGLFAPTPVDYSHLTVPGGWNNTTFVPYDYGYFAFVYNKKLLKNPPTSLKQLVESPEKWRVIYEDPRTSTPGLGLLLWMQKVYGDQAPAAWQKLAAKTVTVTRGWSEAYSLFLKGESDLVLSYTTSPAYHIIEEHNSDYAAANFPEGNYMQVEVAARLKDSPHPALAKQFMQFVTSPAFQQTLPTGNWMYPVIKTTLPAGYQQLTVPKTALQFTPEEVATHRDAWISAWQNAVSH is encoded by the coding sequence GTGTTAAAAAAAGTTCTGCCTGTATTATTGCTGATATCTGCCCCGGTTCTGGCCGCCAAACCAGAACTGACCGTTTACACCTACGACTCTTTCTCGTCAGACTGGGGCCCGGGACCCGCCATTAAAAAAGCCTTTGAAACTAACTGCAACTGCACCCTGAAATATGTCTCCCTCGGTGATGGCGTTGCTCTGTTAAACCGCCTGAGAATGGAAGGGAAACACAGTAAAGCCGATGTCGTAGTCGGGCTGGACAACAATCTGTTGGATGCCGCGCAAAAAACCGGCCTGTTCGCACCTACACCAGTTGATTACAGCCATCTCACCGTACCAGGCGGCTGGAATAACACAACCTTTGTTCCTTATGACTACGGTTACTTTGCGTTCGTGTACAACAAAAAACTCCTGAAAAATCCCCCGACCAGCCTGAAACAACTGGTCGAAAGCCCGGAGAAATGGCGGGTTATTTATGAAGATCCACGGACCAGTACTCCGGGACTTGGCCTACTGCTGTGGATGCAAAAAGTTTACGGCGACCAGGCTCCGGCTGCCTGGCAGAAACTGGCCGCCAAAACAGTGACCGTGACCCGTGGCTGGAGTGAAGCTTATAGTCTGTTCCTGAAAGGGGAAAGTGATCTGGTTCTGAGCTACACCACCTCACCGGCCTATCATATTATTGAGGAGCATAATTCTGATTATGCCGCCGCCAACTTCCCGGAAGGTAACTATATGCAGGTGGAAGTGGCAGCCCGGCTGAAAGACAGCCCACACCCGGCGCTGGCAAAACAGTTTATGCAGTTTGTCACCAGCCCGGCCTTCCAGCAAACGCTGCCGACCGGGAACTGGATGTATCCGGTCATAAAAACCACTTTGCCAGCGGGTTATCAGCAACTCACGGTTCCTAAAACTGCCCTGCAGTTTACACCTGAAGAAGTCGCTACTCACCGCGATGCATGGATTAGCGCATGGCAGAACGCAGTCAGCCACTGA
- the thiP gene encoding thiamine/thiamine pyrophosphate ABC transporter permease ThiP, whose translation MAERSQPLMPRWLIPGLLAALVTCGIALLAFASLLWNAPLTHGYRWLSDPYLRHVIAFSFEQAALSTLLSVLPAILVARALYRRRFPGRKLLLRLCAMTLVLPVLVAVFGLLSVYGRDGWLASLATLAGFHYSFSVYGLQGILLAHVFFNLPLAARLLLQSLEQIPAEQRQLAAQLNMQGFYLFRWLEWPWLKRQLLPVAALIFMLCFASFAIVLALGGGPRATTLELAIFQALSYDFDPEKAAVLALVQLSFCLLLVLLSLRLNTTLAGNSPLVSHWRSPDDRWRPRITDSLVIILTLLLLIPPVLAVVINGLNPNLFSSLRQSGLWVATWNSVSIAVRAGVLSVILTMMLLWSSRELRLRGNLLPAQLLDTSGMLILAMPGIVLASGIFMFYNSTSGVPDSPENIIVLVNALIAMPYALKVLDTPMRDIAQHYNQLCLSLGIQGWQRIRLVEERALKRPLAQALAFACVLSVGDFGVVSLFGSDDFRTLPFYLYQQIGAYRGQQAAVSALLLLLVCFVLFTLIEKIAGNHADAE comes from the coding sequence ATGGCAGAACGCAGTCAGCCACTGATGCCTCGCTGGTTAATACCAGGGCTGCTGGCAGCCCTGGTCACCTGTGGTATAGCGCTGCTGGCTTTCGCAAGCCTGCTTTGGAATGCACCTCTGACTCACGGATATCGCTGGCTGAGCGATCCTTATCTGCGGCATGTCATCGCTTTTTCCTTTGAGCAGGCAGCATTATCCACCTTACTCTCTGTGCTGCCGGCGATTCTGGTCGCCAGAGCACTCTACCGACGCCGCTTTCCGGGCCGAAAACTGCTACTCCGCTTGTGCGCAATGACACTGGTACTGCCGGTATTAGTGGCGGTGTTTGGTCTGCTGAGTGTCTATGGCCGAGATGGCTGGCTGGCAAGCCTCGCTACTCTTGCCGGGTTCCACTACAGCTTTTCTGTCTATGGTCTGCAAGGGATTTTGCTGGCACACGTCTTTTTTAACCTGCCACTGGCAGCCCGGTTATTGCTGCAATCTTTAGAACAGATCCCAGCCGAACAGCGTCAGTTGGCAGCACAGCTCAATATGCAGGGATTTTACCTGTTCCGTTGGCTGGAGTGGCCCTGGCTGAAACGCCAGTTACTGCCGGTGGCTGCGCTGATTTTCATGCTCTGTTTTGCCAGTTTTGCCATTGTACTAGCGTTGGGCGGCGGGCCACGGGCAACGACACTGGAACTGGCGATTTTCCAGGCACTTAGTTACGATTTCGACCCGGAGAAAGCCGCAGTACTCGCGTTGGTTCAGTTGAGTTTCTGTCTGCTGCTGGTATTGCTCAGCCTGCGGCTAAATACAACGCTGGCTGGTAACAGTCCGCTGGTCAGTCACTGGCGTTCCCCGGACGATCGCTGGCGCCCCAGAATTACCGACAGTCTGGTGATCATTCTGACTTTGTTATTATTGATCCCGCCTGTACTGGCGGTGGTAATTAATGGTCTGAACCCTAATCTGTTCAGTTCATTACGTCAGTCCGGACTTTGGGTAGCCACCTGGAATTCTGTCAGTATTGCAGTACGCGCAGGGGTGTTATCAGTCATCCTGACCATGATGCTACTGTGGAGTAGTCGTGAGTTGCGGCTGCGCGGAAATCTGCTGCCAGCGCAATTGCTTGATACCAGCGGTATGTTGATCCTTGCGATGCCAGGAATCGTACTGGCCAGCGGAATTTTTATGTTTTACAACAGCACCAGCGGGGTCCCGGATTCTCCGGAAAATATCATTGTACTGGTGAATGCCCTGATTGCCATGCCCTATGCCCTAAAAGTTCTGGATACGCCAATGCGTGATATTGCCCAACACTATAACCAGCTCTGTCTGTCACTGGGAATTCAGGGCTGGCAAAGAATACGTCTGGTTGAAGAACGGGCACTGAAGCGGCCGCTGGCTCAGGCACTGGCCTTTGCCTGCGTACTGTCGGTAGGTGATTTTGGGGTGGTATCGTTATTTGGCAGCGATGATTTCCGGACTCTGCCGTTCTACCTTTACCAGCAGATTGGTGCCTATCGCGGACAACAGGCAGCAGTCAGTGCCCTGCTGCTGTTACTGGTGTGTTTTGTACTGTTCACTTTGATTGAAAAAATTGCAGGAAATCATGCTGACGCTGAATGA